The following are encoded together in the Lactuca sativa cultivar Salinas chromosome 1, Lsat_Salinas_v11, whole genome shotgun sequence genome:
- the LOC128127836 gene encoding secreted RxLR effector protein 161-like, translating to MVSRYQGNSSLAQWTTVKNILKYLRKTKDMILVFGDNVEFMVSGYRDVSFQMDRDNSYYQSGWVFLLNSGEVTWKSSKKETVVDSTCESEYIATSEVENEAIWLKNFIGDLGVVP from the coding sequence atggttagcagatatcagggaaaTTCTAGTTTAGCTCAATGGACTACAGTGAAAAACATTCTTAAGTATTTACGAAAGACAAAAGATATGATCTTGGTGTTTGGCGACAATGTTGAATTTATGGTCAGTGGGTATAGAGATGTCAGTTTTCAAATGGATCGAGATAATAGTTATTATCAATCAGGATGGGTTTTCTTATTGAATAGTGGAgaagtaacttggaaaagttccaagaaagagACGGTtgttgattctacttgtgaatcagagtacatcgcAACAAGCGAGGTAGAAAATGAGgctatatggttaaagaactttattggagatcttggagttgttccatAA